A window of the Synechococcus sp. LTW-R genome harbors these coding sequences:
- the pgl gene encoding 6-phosphogluconolactonase, translating into MTTYRIERARDSQDLARMAAQTIASYLDLALDQRDRAQLALSGGSTPAVAYGLLGQEHLPWKRVDVFLGDERWVDADDPSSNARMLRQTLLHQAPGSHAAFHPVPTVSLPTPEDSATAFQAAIEKVCPGEPPIFDLMVLGLGEDGHTASLFPGTEAPMVTDRWTTVGRGKGLERITLTAPVLSASRQVIFLVSGAGKAQALARLLDPAESPQRTPAKLVTPRTEVLVLADEAALAGGAAAG; encoded by the coding sequence ATGACCACCTATCGGATTGAACGGGCCCGGGATTCCCAGGATCTGGCGCGGATGGCGGCCCAGACCATCGCGTCCTATCTCGACCTCGCCCTTGATCAACGGGATCGGGCACAACTCGCCCTCTCGGGTGGCAGCACCCCCGCGGTGGCCTATGGCCTTCTCGGTCAGGAGCACCTGCCCTGGAAGCGCGTCGATGTCTTTCTCGGCGATGAGCGCTGGGTTGATGCAGACGATCCCTCAAGCAACGCCCGGATGCTGCGCCAGACGCTCCTTCACCAGGCCCCCGGGAGCCATGCGGCCTTCCATCCCGTCCCGACGGTGAGTCTTCCGACGCCGGAGGACAGCGCTACCGCCTTTCAGGCCGCCATCGAGAAGGTGTGTCCCGGTGAGCCGCCAATCTTTGACTTGATGGTGCTCGGTCTTGGGGAAGACGGTCACACGGCCTCGCTCTTTCCGGGCACGGAGGCACCGATGGTCACCGATCGCTGGACCACCGTTGGCCGTGGAAAGGGACTTGAGCGCATCACGTTGACCGCGCCGGTTCTCAGTGCCTCCCGCCAAGTGATCTTTCTGGTGAGTGGTGCGGGGAAGGCCCAGGCGCTAGCCCGTCTGCTGGATCCCGCTGAATCCCCCCAGAGGACACCAGCCAAGTTGGTGACGCCCCGAACGGAGGTCCTGGTGTTGGCCGATGAGGCCGCGCTCGCCGGAGGTGCTGCGGCAGGCTGA
- the ilvD gene encoding dihydroxy-acid dehydratase — translation MLRSAAITQGIQRSPNRAMLRAVGFGDADFNKPIIGIANGYSTITPCNVGLNDLARRAEQAALGAGAMPQMFGTITVSDGISMGTEGMKYSLVSREVIADAIETACNGESMDGVLAVGGCDKNMPGAMLAMARMNIPSVFVYGGTIKPGKLGGCDLTVVSAFEAVGQLTSGQIDEERLTEIEKNACPGAGSCGGMFTANTMSAAIETMGLSLPYSSTMAAEDPEKADSAARSAEVLVDAIKANIRPRDLLTREAFENAISVIMAVGGSTNSVLHLLAIARTAGVELSIDDFESIRQRVPVICDLKPSGRYVTVDLHQAGGIPQVMKLLLDAGLLHGDCRTIEGKTLHELLSDVPSVPAADQDVIRPLSNPLYAKGHLAILKGNLAQEGAVAKISGVKNPVITGPARVFESEETCLDAILDKQINAGDVVVVRNEGPVGGPGMREMLSPTSAIVGQGLLDKVALITDGRFSGGSYGLVIGHVAPEAAVGGTIGLVHEGDSITVDANQLLIQLNVDEAELASRRAAWSKPEPRYRTGVLGKYARLVSSSSKGAVTDQPGL, via the coding sequence ATGCTCCGCTCCGCCGCGATCACCCAGGGCATTCAGCGCTCCCCTAACCGCGCCATGTTGCGGGCTGTCGGTTTCGGAGACGCTGATTTCAACAAGCCGATCATTGGCATCGCCAACGGCTACAGCACGATCACGCCCTGCAACGTCGGCCTGAACGACCTGGCACGCCGGGCCGAGCAGGCTGCACTGGGGGCCGGGGCGATGCCTCAGATGTTCGGCACCATCACCGTCAGCGACGGGATTTCGATGGGCACCGAAGGGATGAAGTACTCCCTGGTGAGCCGCGAAGTAATTGCCGACGCCATCGAGACCGCCTGCAACGGCGAGTCGATGGACGGCGTTCTGGCCGTCGGCGGCTGCGACAAGAACATGCCTGGCGCCATGTTGGCCATGGCGCGGATGAATATTCCGTCGGTCTTCGTCTATGGCGGCACAATTAAACCCGGAAAGCTGGGCGGCTGCGATCTGACGGTGGTTAGTGCCTTTGAGGCAGTCGGTCAGCTCACCAGCGGCCAAATTGACGAGGAACGGCTCACCGAAATCGAGAAGAACGCCTGCCCGGGAGCCGGCAGCTGTGGCGGCATGTTCACGGCCAACACGATGAGTGCGGCTATCGAAACCATGGGTTTGAGCCTGCCCTACAGCTCAACGATGGCGGCAGAAGATCCCGAAAAAGCGGACAGCGCAGCGCGCAGTGCTGAGGTTCTTGTTGACGCCATCAAGGCCAACATTCGCCCCCGGGATCTGCTGACCCGGGAAGCCTTTGAGAACGCCATCAGCGTGATCATGGCCGTGGGCGGCTCCACCAACTCCGTCCTTCATCTCTTGGCCATTGCCCGCACTGCGGGTGTGGAGCTGAGCATCGATGACTTCGAAAGCATCCGCCAGCGGGTTCCAGTGATCTGCGATCTCAAACCCAGTGGTCGCTATGTGACCGTCGATCTGCACCAGGCCGGTGGCATCCCTCAGGTGATGAAGCTGCTCCTGGATGCCGGTCTGCTGCATGGCGATTGCCGAACGATCGAAGGCAAGACGCTGCATGAACTGCTGTCCGATGTCCCGTCGGTGCCCGCCGCTGACCAAGACGTCATCCGTCCGCTGAGCAACCCCCTCTACGCCAAGGGGCACCTGGCGATTCTCAAGGGCAACCTGGCCCAAGAGGGCGCCGTCGCGAAGATCAGTGGCGTCAAGAACCCCGTCATCACTGGACCGGCACGGGTCTTCGAGAGCGAAGAAACCTGCCTCGACGCGATCCTCGACAAGCAGATCAATGCCGGCGATGTGGTGGTCGTCCGCAACGAGGGACCGGTCGGCGGACCGGGAATGCGGGAAATGCTCTCGCCGACCTCCGCGATCGTGGGCCAGGGCCTGCTCGACAAGGTGGCCCTGATCACCGATGGCCGCTTCTCCGGCGGTTCCTATGGCCTCGTCATCGGCCATGTCGCCCCTGAGGCTGCTGTGGGGGGAACGATCGGTCTAGTCCATGAGGGGGACAGCATCACGGTCGATGCCAATCAGCTCTTAATTCAGCTGAACGTGGACGAGGCCGAGTTGGCCTCCCGGCGCGCCGCCTGGAGCAAGCCCGAACCGCGCTACCGCACCGGTGTTCTGGGCAAGTACGCACGGCTCGTGAGCTCCAGCAGCAAGGGCGCTGTGACGGACCAGCCCGGCCTCTAG
- a CDS encoding glucose-1-phosphate adenylyltransferase, producing the protein MKRVLAIILGGGAGTRLYPLTKMRAKPAVPLAGKYRLIDIPISNCINSDINKMYVLTQFNSASLNRHLTQSYNLSSGFGQGFVEVLAAQQTPESPSWFEGTADAVRKYQWLFQEWDVDHYLILSGDQLYRMDYSEFVNHHIATGADISIGALPVDAPQAEAFGLMHTDEKGKIREFREKPKGEALKEMWVDTSRLGLSAEEAEKRPYLASMGIYVFSRETLFDLLAKNPSATDFGKELIPAALERGDHLQSYLFDDYWEDIGTIGAFYEANLALTDQPNPAFSFYEESFPIYTRPRYLPPSKLLDSQVTQSIIGEGSILKACSIHHCVLGVRSRVEEDAVLQDTLVMGNDFFESPSDRNALRQRGGTPVGVGRGTTVKRAILDKNARIGDNVTIVNKDNVEEADRPELGFYIRNGIVVVVKNATIPDHTVI; encoded by the coding sequence ATGAAGCGCGTTCTGGCGATCATTCTGGGCGGTGGAGCAGGCACCCGCCTCTACCCTCTGACCAAGATGCGGGCCAAGCCCGCCGTGCCCCTGGCTGGCAAATACCGACTGATCGATATCCCCATCAGCAACTGCATCAACTCGGACATCAACAAGATGTACGTGTTGACCCAGTTCAACAGTGCGTCACTCAATCGCCACCTGACCCAGAGCTACAACCTCTCCTCTGGCTTTGGCCAAGGTTTCGTTGAGGTACTGGCGGCGCAACAGACTCCGGAGAGCCCCAGTTGGTTCGAAGGCACGGCTGACGCTGTCCGCAAGTACCAGTGGCTCTTCCAAGAGTGGGATGTTGACCACTACCTGATTCTCTCCGGTGACCAGCTCTACCGGATGGACTACAGCGAGTTCGTCAATCACCACATCGCCACCGGTGCTGACATCAGCATTGGCGCTCTGCCGGTGGATGCCCCCCAGGCCGAAGCCTTCGGCCTGATGCACACCGATGAGAAGGGCAAGATCCGCGAGTTCCGCGAGAAGCCCAAGGGTGAGGCCCTTAAAGAGATGTGGGTCGACACCTCACGCCTGGGTCTTTCTGCTGAAGAAGCTGAAAAGCGTCCCTACCTCGCCTCGATGGGGATCTACGTCTTCAGTCGCGAGACCCTCTTTGATCTCCTGGCCAAGAACCCCAGTGCCACCGACTTCGGCAAGGAGCTGATCCCGGCCGCCCTCGAGCGTGGTGACCACCTCCAGAGCTATCTCTTCGATGACTACTGGGAAGACATCGGAACCATCGGCGCCTTCTATGAGGCCAACCTGGCGCTGACCGATCAACCGAATCCGGCCTTCTCCTTCTACGAGGAGTCCTTCCCGATCTACACCCGTCCCCGCTACCTGCCCCCCAGCAAGTTGCTGGACTCCCAGGTCACCCAATCGATCATCGGCGAGGGCTCGATCCTCAAGGCCTGCAGCATTCATCACTGCGTCCTCGGTGTCCGCAGCCGCGTCGAAGAGGATGCCGTCCTCCAGGACACCCTGGTGATGGGTAATGACTTCTTTGAGTCCCCCTCCGACCGCAACGCCCTGCGCCAACGGGGTGGAACTCCCGTCGGGGTTGGTCGTGGAACGACTGTGAAGCGCGCGATCCTCGACAAGAACGCCCGCATTGGTGACAACGTCACCATCGTCAACAAGGACAACGTCGAGGAGGCGGACCGCCCCGAGCTCGGCTTCTACATCCGCAACGGCATCGTCGTTGTCGTCAAGAACGCCACCATCCCCGACCACACGGTCATCTGA
- a CDS encoding glutamyl-tRNA reductase yields the protein MHIAVVGLSHRTAPVEIRERLSIAEQSMEDSLQRLRADEQVLEASILSTCNRLEIYTLLRNPEQGVSAVGSFLSQHSGLELSELMPHLFAYHHEEAISHLMRVAAGLDSLVLGEGQILSQVKKMYRLGQEHRSIGPILNRLLNQAVSTGKRVRSETNLGTGAVSISSAAVELAQLKVGQARGIDDLVPLDQEQIAVVGAGRMARLLLQHLQSKGASGVVLLNRTVSRAEEMAADFPGLPVQCRPLSDLNHCLSTCSLVFTSTGADDPIITAERLGQLNRRSSLMLVDIGVPRNISADVSELSGIAAYDVDDLQEVVARNQEARREIAAEAEGMLQQEGQQFIEWWDGLEAVPVANRLRTQLEEIREQELQKALSRMGPDLSARERKVVEALSKGIINKILHGPVTKLRAPQPRQQRHQAMKVVQDLFDLDELQA from the coding sequence ATGCACATTGCCGTCGTCGGACTCAGTCACCGAACGGCCCCGGTTGAGATCCGGGAACGTCTCAGCATTGCTGAGCAGAGCATGGAGGACTCCCTCCAGCGCCTGCGGGCGGATGAACAGGTACTGGAGGCCTCGATCCTCAGCACCTGCAACCGGCTTGAGATCTACACCCTGCTTCGCAACCCTGAGCAGGGGGTTTCAGCGGTTGGCAGTTTCCTCTCCCAGCATTCCGGCTTGGAGCTCTCTGAGCTCATGCCCCACCTGTTCGCCTACCACCACGAAGAAGCGATCAGTCACCTGATGCGTGTGGCCGCGGGCTTGGACTCGCTTGTTTTGGGGGAGGGTCAGATCCTCTCCCAGGTCAAAAAGATGTATCGCCTGGGCCAAGAGCATCGCTCGATCGGCCCGATCCTCAATCGTCTGCTCAACCAGGCCGTCAGCACCGGTAAGCGGGTTCGCTCCGAGACCAACCTGGGTACCGGTGCGGTCTCTATTAGTTCGGCAGCCGTTGAGCTCGCCCAACTGAAGGTTGGTCAGGCCCGCGGCATCGATGATCTCGTTCCCCTGGATCAGGAACAGATCGCCGTGGTCGGCGCCGGCCGCATGGCCCGACTGCTGCTCCAGCACCTTCAGTCCAAAGGGGCCAGCGGCGTCGTTCTGCTGAACCGCACGGTGTCCCGGGCCGAGGAGATGGCCGCCGATTTCCCGGGCCTCCCCGTCCAATGCCGCCCCCTCAGCGATCTCAACCATTGCCTGAGCACCTGCTCCCTGGTCTTCACCAGCACCGGAGCGGATGACCCGATCATCACGGCTGAACGCCTGGGCCAGCTGAATCGACGCTCCTCGTTGATGCTGGTCGACATTGGTGTCCCCCGGAACATCTCCGCGGATGTCTCCGAGCTGAGCGGCATTGCTGCCTACGACGTCGATGATCTCCAGGAGGTCGTTGCCCGCAACCAGGAAGCCCGCCGCGAGATCGCCGCTGAAGCCGAGGGGATGCTCCAACAGGAGGGCCAACAGTTCATTGAGTGGTGGGATGGACTAGAGGCCGTCCCGGTGGCCAATCGCCTGAGAACCCAACTCGAGGAGATTCGCGAGCAGGAACTCCAGAAGGCCTTGAGTCGGATGGGTCCCGACCTCTCCGCCCGCGAGCGCAAGGTCGTCGAGGCCCTGAGCAAGGGGATCATCAACAAAATCCTGCACGGACCGGTCACCAAACTGCGGGCTCCCCAGCCCCGTCAGCAGCGCCATCAAGCGATGAAAGTCGTTCAAGACCTCTTCGATCTCGACGAGCTCCAGGCTTGA
- a CDS encoding CIA30 family protein: protein MFSWIASMVAPLLLASGADFPGWQSLNDTIMGGRSQGQCTATTDGLLMEAIVEQEGGGFVSCRSPVLEPSRDLSAYGALELQLDGDGRRYKLAIACRDGVGGLTELIPGGLRWVSEFSTRPNGTSVVTIPFNRLTPSVRATPVGFPLRFNARAVTRIQVLHSKFGDVGGRNPGFRPGPLRLLIRSIRAVT from the coding sequence ATGTTCTCTTGGATCGCGTCCATGGTTGCCCCGCTGCTGCTCGCGTCTGGAGCTGACTTCCCGGGCTGGCAGTCCCTGAACGACACCATCATGGGTGGCCGCAGCCAAGGCCAATGCACTGCTACCACCGATGGATTGCTGATGGAGGCCATCGTCGAGCAGGAGGGTGGTGGCTTTGTCAGTTGCCGTTCACCGGTCCTCGAGCCGTCTCGCGATCTCTCTGCCTACGGAGCCCTCGAGCTTCAACTCGATGGGGATGGTCGGCGTTACAAGCTCGCCATCGCCTGCCGGGATGGGGTCGGAGGTCTAACCGAGCTCATTCCTGGCGGCCTCCGCTGGGTGTCTGAGTTCTCAACGCGCCCGAATGGCACCTCAGTCGTGACGATTCCGTTCAATCGACTCACTCCAAGCGTGCGTGCGACTCCCGTGGGCTTTCCGCTTCGTTTTAACGCGCGAGCGGTCACGCGGATCCAGGTGCTCCACTCCAAGTTTGGCGACGTGGGTGGTCGAAACCCCGGGTTCAGACCTGGACCCCTGCGCCTCTTAATCCGCTCGATCCGTGCGGTGACCTAA
- the gndA gene encoding NADP-dependent phosphogluconate dehydrogenase: MDKAHFGLIGLGVMGENLVLNAERNGFSSVVYNRTYAKTEEFLAGLGAGKQIVGSSSLEDFVSKLQHPRRILMMVKAGPAVDAVIQEISPYLEAGDLLIDGGNSEYHDTERRVAELESKSFGFIGMGVSGGAKGALEGPSMMPGGTKASYDAIESLVCKMAAQVEDGPCVTYIGPGGSGHFVKTVHNGIEYGIEQILAEAYDLLKRVGGQTGTQMADIFRHWNSTEELASYLVEITEVCLRTKDPSDGSDLVEKIVDQAGQKGTGLWTVVSALQMGASVPTIYAALNGRVMSSMKPQRIAAESILHGPAAKAFDLVNLADGSGPLMDAVVLACMASYAQGMELLRIASAEHDYNLNMPSIAQIWKGGCIIRARLLKRIQDAFNANPQLENLLIDPWFADQVNRRLPGLAKVVAGAAEAGIPVPCLSSTLDYINSYRTARLPQNLVQAMRDCFGSHTYQRVDQEGTFHTEWLD; the protein is encoded by the coding sequence ATGGACAAGGCCCATTTCGGCTTGATCGGTCTCGGCGTCATGGGCGAGAACCTGGTTCTCAACGCTGAGCGCAATGGTTTCTCGAGTGTGGTGTACAACCGCACCTACGCCAAAACCGAAGAATTCCTCGCCGGTCTGGGAGCGGGCAAGCAGATCGTTGGGTCCTCCAGCCTGGAGGATTTTGTGAGCAAGCTCCAGCACCCTCGCCGGATCTTGATGATGGTCAAAGCCGGTCCGGCGGTGGATGCGGTCATTCAAGAGATCTCGCCCTATCTCGAAGCGGGCGATCTCTTGATCGATGGCGGCAACTCCGAATACCACGACACTGAGCGCCGCGTCGCTGAGCTGGAGAGCAAGAGCTTCGGCTTCATCGGCATGGGCGTCTCGGGTGGTGCCAAGGGGGCACTCGAGGGGCCGAGCATGATGCCCGGCGGCACGAAGGCCTCCTATGACGCCATCGAGAGCCTGGTCTGCAAGATGGCAGCCCAGGTCGAGGACGGACCCTGTGTGACCTACATCGGTCCAGGCGGTTCGGGCCACTTCGTCAAGACCGTTCACAACGGCATTGAGTACGGCATCGAGCAGATCCTTGCCGAGGCCTATGACCTGCTGAAGCGGGTGGGGGGCCAGACCGGCACCCAAATGGCGGACATCTTCCGCCATTGGAACAGCACCGAGGAGTTGGCCTCCTACCTGGTGGAGATCACCGAGGTCTGCCTGCGCACCAAGGACCCCAGCGACGGCAGTGACCTGGTGGAGAAGATCGTCGACCAGGCCGGTCAGAAGGGCACGGGCCTGTGGACCGTCGTGAGTGCCCTGCAGATGGGGGCCTCTGTGCCGACGATTTACGCCGCCTTGAATGGCCGCGTGATGAGCTCGATGAAGCCTCAGCGCATCGCGGCGGAGTCCATCCTCCATGGCCCGGCTGCCAAAGCCTTCGATCTCGTGAATCTCGCCGATGGCAGTGGCCCGCTGATGGATGCCGTCGTCCTGGCCTGCATGGCGAGCTATGCCCAGGGAATGGAATTGCTGCGGATCGCCTCCGCTGAGCATGACTACAACCTGAACATGCCCTCCATCGCTCAGATCTGGAAGGGGGGATGCATCATCCGCGCACGGCTGCTCAAGCGCATTCAGGATGCCTTCAACGCCAATCCGCAGCTGGAGAATCTGCTGATCGACCCCTGGTTCGCTGACCAGGTGAACCGTCGCCTCCCCGGCCTGGCCAAGGTCGTGGCTGGTGCCGCTGAGGCGGGGATCCCGGTTCCCTGCCTGAGCAGCACCCTGGACTACATCAACAGCTATCGCACGGCCCGTCTTCCCCAGAACCTCGTGCAGGCCATGCGGGATTGCTTCGGCTCCCACACCTATCAGCGAGTGGATCAAGAGGGCACCTTCCACACCGAATGGCTCGATTGA